The Nitrogeniibacter aestuarii genome has a window encoding:
- a CDS encoding rhomboid family intramembrane serine protease, whose amino-acid sequence MFMMPYVTRLIRGYIPFAIALIVAVCCFNFFVLQANDAQRYQWAYDYYASSVLAPVEAEAFKAHLREQRNGTALRDFEALEAQNAIPLMLQQMEADPQFSARIDQGTLLTTNDPQYHDWRSARAQFEQLESRIVTERFAFDTAAPDWAGAITHQFLHGGTGHLVGNMVVLLLVGPVVEALIGFIPFVCLFLVGGIAAAGAQWLVTQGAPGGLIGASGAISAVMAAFAVLLGTRRIPFFYFLVVYFDVIKAPALIALPVWLVNEAVQFYWFGDASRIAYGAHFGGLLAGALLVLPLRPRAIRKLAAASESQEADDPHAPASSSAARHLERARRLMARQQFDEARAVYAQAAQDAHGDIDTLRECFNVARLSPASRDYHRIVMRILALKSRQQEVQHLVLDTFSHYLTEAQPRPLLSPALATVLIERFAETGCLPQLERTIRVLHASAPAHEQLAPLIRRAIAAMNTAGEPQRAQALKTLLDRKAPA is encoded by the coding sequence ATGTTCATGATGCCTTACGTCACCCGGCTCATTCGGGGCTATATCCCCTTCGCCATCGCATTGATCGTTGCGGTGTGCTGCTTCAATTTCTTCGTGCTGCAGGCCAACGACGCCCAGCGCTACCAGTGGGCCTATGACTACTACGCGAGCAGCGTCCTCGCCCCGGTCGAGGCTGAGGCGTTCAAGGCCCACCTGCGTGAGCAGCGCAATGGCACGGCGCTTCGCGATTTCGAAGCCCTGGAAGCGCAAAACGCCATCCCGCTGATGCTTCAGCAGATGGAGGCCGACCCCCAGTTCAGCGCGCGCATTGATCAGGGCACGCTACTGACCACCAACGATCCGCAATACCATGACTGGCGGTCCGCGCGTGCGCAGTTCGAGCAGCTCGAATCACGCATCGTGACCGAGCGATTCGCGTTCGATACGGCGGCCCCCGACTGGGCCGGCGCCATCACGCACCAGTTTCTTCACGGCGGGACGGGTCATCTGGTGGGCAATATGGTGGTCCTGCTGCTCGTCGGCCCGGTGGTTGAGGCACTGATCGGCTTCATCCCGTTCGTGTGCCTGTTTCTCGTCGGTGGCATCGCCGCTGCCGGCGCGCAATGGCTGGTCACACAGGGCGCACCGGGCGGTCTGATTGGCGCTTCGGGTGCCATCTCGGCGGTCATGGCCGCGTTCGCGGTGCTGCTGGGCACGCGACGCATTCCGTTTTTCTATTTTCTGGTGGTGTATTTCGACGTGATCAAGGCGCCTGCCTTGATCGCACTGCCAGTGTGGCTGGTGAATGAAGCGGTGCAGTTCTACTGGTTCGGCGACGCCTCCCGCATTGCCTACGGAGCCCATTTCGGGGGTCTGCTGGCGGGTGCACTGCTGGTCCTGCCCCTCAGACCGCGGGCGATACGCAAGCTGGCGGCCGCCAGCGAATCGCAGGAGGCCGACGATCCGCATGCCCCGGCGAGCTCGTCGGCCGCACGACACCTCGAACGTGCGCGGCGTCTGATGGCGCGGCAACAGTTCGATGAGGCGCGCGCAGTCTATGCGCAGGCCGCACAGGACGCCCACGGTGATATCGACACCCTGCGCGAATGCTTCAATGTCGCCCGGCTCTCACCGGCAAGCCGCGACTATCACCGCATCGTGATGCGGATTCTCGCGCTGAAAAGCCGCCAGCAGGAGGTCCAGCACCTCGTGCTCGACACCTTTTCGCACTATCTCACCGAGGCGCAGCCGCGCCCCTTGTTGAGCCCAGCACTGGCTACCGTGCTGATCGAGCGCTTTGCCGAGACCGGCTGTCTGCCCCAGCTGGAGCGGACCATTCGCGTCCTGCACGCCAGTGCCCCAGCGCATGAGCAACTCGCCCCGCTGATCCGCCGGGCAATCGCGGCCATGAACACGGCTGGCGAGCCTCAGCGCGCGCAGGCGCTCAAGACCTTGCTTGACCGGAAAGCCCCGGCCTAG
- a CDS encoding tetratricopeptide repeat protein gives MDRALAPIPPFWTRVPRFFLFPMYPQAILRVLLFSAIPALGAYANHPVAMVLAIGGLSLLAWIFLLRYGSRVLSETALGRLSPTEFSPLEDDAMRAMPYKIFGLFLIPGLLVGFVAGFFGNGLAQLANFLVTVVTPAALMGLIISGSLLTALDPTVAVSTISRIGKPYVLLCVFLFCLSGGQMFLIGASLEHTLVPLGEQWEALQISLQDAAARQDATAFQAGMAELRDFSERMHTRVAGAVLLMTGLAMYFTLIAFNMLGYVLYQFHEALGLEVDAPRRGQAASRTTTAENEDDRRIAQLIGEGNIQDALDMAYEAQRLDHDNIPAMDRYNKLLFLAGKDERLCNHALRLIPRMLDAGKTQAAVDVWKRCRERNPAFRLERASEVMALAQAARTERDPKAAIAILNGFEKAFGPHALLAEAYFLGGRILCEDLGRDDVADQMLRTLIRRFPDHVRVPEARQLRTVIAQMKAQAVRPAPG, from the coding sequence TTGGATCGAGCCCTGGCCCCGATTCCCCCGTTCTGGACACGGGTGCCCCGTTTCTTCCTGTTCCCGATGTATCCCCAGGCGATCCTGCGTGTCCTGTTGTTCTCGGCGATTCCGGCACTCGGGGCCTACGCCAACCATCCGGTGGCCATGGTGCTGGCGATCGGGGGACTGTCCCTGCTGGCGTGGATCTTCCTGCTGCGATATGGCAGCCGGGTGCTGTCCGAAACGGCGCTGGGGCGTCTGTCGCCGACCGAGTTCTCCCCGCTCGAAGACGACGCGATGCGGGCCATGCCCTACAAGATCTTCGGCCTGTTCCTGATTCCGGGCCTGCTGGTCGGTTTCGTGGCCGGCTTTTTCGGGAACGGCCTCGCGCAACTCGCCAATTTCCTGGTCACGGTGGTCACGCCTGCGGCGCTCATGGGGCTGATCATCAGTGGCAGCCTGCTCACTGCGCTCGATCCGACCGTGGCCGTGAGTACCATCAGTCGCATCGGCAAGCCCTATGTTCTGCTGTGCGTCTTCCTTTTCTGCCTCTCGGGCGGCCAGATGTTCCTGATTGGCGCCTCGCTCGAGCACACCCTGGTGCCCCTCGGAGAACAGTGGGAGGCATTGCAGATCAGTCTGCAGGACGCTGCGGCCCGGCAGGATGCGACGGCATTCCAAGCGGGCATGGCGGAGCTGCGCGATTTTTCCGAGCGCATGCACACCCGGGTGGCCGGTGCGGTCCTGCTCATGACGGGGCTGGCCATGTACTTCACCCTGATTGCCTTCAACATGCTCGGCTATGTGCTGTACCAGTTTCACGAGGCACTCGGGCTGGAGGTTGATGCCCCCCGAAGAGGGCAGGCGGCGAGCAGGACGACGACGGCCGAGAACGAAGACGACCGACGTATCGCCCAGCTGATCGGCGAAGGGAATATCCAGGATGCGCTCGACATGGCCTACGAGGCCCAGCGTCTCGATCACGACAACATCCCGGCGATGGATCGTTACAACAAGCTCCTCTTCCTGGCCGGCAAGGACGAGCGGCTGTGCAACCACGCGCTCAGGTTGATCCCGCGCATGCTCGACGCGGGCAAGACGCAAGCCGCGGTGGATGTGTGGAAGCGCTGCCGGGAGCGGAATCCGGCATTCCGGCTGGAGCGTGCCAGTGAGGTCATGGCACTTGCGCAAGCCGCCCGCACCGAGCGGGACCCGAAGGCCGCCATTGCCATCCTCAACGGATTCGAAAAGGCCTTTGGTCCCCATGCGTTGCTCGCCGAAGCCTACTTTCTCGGCGGGCGAATCCTGTGCGAGGACCTGGGGCGGGACGATGTGGCCGACCAGATGTTGCGTACCCTGATTCGCCGTTTTCCGGATCATGTTCGCGTGCCGGAGGCCCGGCAGCTGCGCACGGTCATTGCGCAAATGAAAGCCCAGGCAGTGCGCCCGGCGCCCGGCTAG
- a CDS encoding Bax inhibitor-1/YccA family protein has translation MELQSTSVNDQALSRPAFIRSTYLHLAVAIVAFAVLSALCFFSGIGFAMLKLLSGAPFGWLAMLGGFMVVSWIATRFADTAESRNQQLTGLGLYVLADTVLFAPMFALAAVAAPGAISSAVLVTALLVAGLTWTAMTAKTDFSFLGGFLKIGGLVALGAIVMSVFMGFTLGIWFSAAMILFAAGAILYDTSNIIRHYPTDRPAGAALHLFASVTLLLWYVLRFLMQLANSD, from the coding sequence ATGGAACTTCAATCAACCTCAGTCAATGATCAGGCACTGAGCCGTCCGGCATTCATCCGCTCGACCTATCTGCACCTGGCTGTCGCCATCGTGGCCTTCGCCGTCCTCTCGGCCCTGTGCTTCTTCAGCGGCATCGGCTTCGCCATGCTCAAGCTCCTGTCCGGCGCGCCCTTCGGCTGGCTGGCCATGCTTGGCGGATTCATGGTGGTGTCCTGGATCGCCACCCGCTTCGCCGACACCGCGGAGTCGCGCAACCAGCAACTGACCGGCCTCGGCCTCTACGTGCTGGCAGACACGGTTCTGTTCGCGCCCATGTTCGCCCTCGCTGCCGTAGCGGCCCCCGGTGCCATTTCCTCGGCGGTGCTGGTGACCGCATTGCTGGTGGCCGGCCTGACGTGGACCGCAATGACGGCCAAGACCGACTTTTCCTTCCTGGGCGGCTTTCTCAAGATCGGTGGTCTGGTGGCGCTGGGCGCCATCGTGATGAGCGTCTTCATGGGCTTCACCCTGGGGATCTGGTTTTCGGCCGCGATGATCCTGTTCGCCGCCGGCGCCATCCTGTACGACACCTCGAACATCATTCGCCACTACCCGACCGACCGCCCCGCCGGTGCCGCGCTGCACCTGTTCGCCTCGGTCACCCTGCTGCTGTGGTACGTGCTGCGCTTCCTGATGCAGCTGGCCAACAGCGACTGA
- a CDS encoding LPXTG cell wall anchor domain-containing protein, with product MGFISKLRSALLPPILILFGIGLGVGAVDEMNTSKALADHGVATKALVEEITWKKKTGVEKSFKAKVVFQLEDGTVQRDTINVGTDLGKRLRDDESITHIDIKYLPENPAKAELANHTDQSTWMFGASAALTLVGVGILVFRRRKKQAALAAA from the coding sequence ATGGGTTTTATTTCGAAACTTCGCAGTGCGCTGCTGCCGCCGATCCTGATCCTGTTCGGGATCGGTCTTGGTGTCGGCGCCGTCGACGAGATGAACACGTCCAAGGCGCTCGCAGATCATGGCGTCGCCACCAAGGCACTGGTCGAGGAAATCACCTGGAAGAAGAAGACTGGCGTCGAGAAGAGCTTCAAGGCAAAGGTGGTTTTCCAGCTTGAAGACGGCACGGTTCAGCGCGACACGATCAACGTGGGGACCGATCTCGGAAAGCGCCTCAGGGACGACGAGTCGATCACGCACATCGACATCAAATATCTGCCTGAGAATCCCGCCAAGGCCGAGCTGGCCAACCACACCGACCAGTCCACCTGGATGTTCGGCGCCTCTGCGGCACTGACCCTCGTCGGCGTGGGCATCCTGGTGTTCAGGCGCCGCAAGAAGCAGGCGGCATTAGCCGCCGCCTGA
- a CDS encoding glutathione S-transferase family protein yields the protein MSKIDFYTHPMSRGQIARWALHEVSASYDTHLVDYGTTMKAEAYLAVNPMGKVPAIVHEGRVVTECAAICAYLADVFADEGLGPLPEERADYYRWLFFAAGPLEQANTLTMLGALPSEEQQRTVGCGDPAQVIDVLEAKLTESPFICGRRFTMADVYVGSHVDWGLAFGMLPRRDAFEAYAARMRAREAYEEAKEIDSALIARQQSE from the coding sequence ATGTCCAAGATCGATTTCTATACCCACCCCATGTCGCGCGGCCAGATTGCCCGCTGGGCGCTCCACGAGGTCAGTGCGTCGTACGACACCCACCTGGTCGACTATGGCACTACGATGAAAGCCGAGGCCTATCTGGCGGTCAACCCGATGGGCAAGGTACCGGCCATCGTCCATGAAGGGCGCGTCGTGACCGAGTGCGCGGCCATCTGTGCCTACCTGGCCGACGTCTTCGCGGATGAAGGCCTCGGGCCGCTGCCCGAGGAACGCGCCGACTATTACCGCTGGCTCTTTTTCGCCGCCGGCCCGCTGGAGCAGGCCAACACCCTGACCATGCTGGGCGCCTTGCCGAGCGAAGAGCAGCAACGCACCGTCGGGTGTGGCGATCCGGCGCAGGTCATCGATGTGCTCGAAGCCAAACTCACGGAATCACCGTTCATCTGCGGCCGGCGTTTCACCATGGCCGATGTGTATGTGGGCAGCCATGTGGACTGGGGTCTGGCTTTCGGCATGCTGCCCAGGCGCGACGCCTTCGAAGCCTACGCGGCGCGAATGCGGGCGCGGGAGGCTTACGAAGAAGCCAAGGAAATCGACAGCGCGCTGATCGCCCGCCAACAGAGCGAGTAA
- a CDS encoding PEP-CTERM sorting domain-containing protein, giving the protein MRTPLALAFTGLMALSTQASAAVLLEDFEGAFPAWESGWLGTNSNLQNVYGVGGGRGNNPDGLWIADGLNNGSIAEIFFTPSFGSTITAFSIDTTTWVSGALFQAFDMNGATLVSETITVMQGAYSNPGVYQTIAFNSNNGVSGFSITGGSIEGNTSIDNVMVTTGNVVPEPASLALIGLGLAGLGVSARRKRAV; this is encoded by the coding sequence ATGCGAACTCCTCTTGCCCTTGCGTTCACGGGCCTGATGGCTTTGTCGACACAAGCATCTGCCGCGGTGCTGCTGGAAGATTTCGAAGGCGCCTTCCCGGCCTGGGAATCCGGCTGGCTCGGCACGAACTCGAACCTGCAGAACGTCTACGGCGTGGGCGGTGGTCGTGGAAACAACCCGGATGGTCTGTGGATTGCCGATGGTCTGAACAACGGCAGCATCGCCGAGATCTTCTTCACCCCGTCGTTCGGCAGCACGATCACGGCCTTCTCGATCGACACCACGACCTGGGTGTCGGGGGCACTGTTTCAGGCCTTCGACATGAACGGCGCGACGCTGGTCAGCGAGACCATCACGGTGATGCAGGGGGCTTACTCGAATCCCGGTGTCTATCAGACCATCGCGTTCAACTCGAACAACGGTGTGTCCGGTTTCAGCATCACGGGCGGGTCGATCGAGGGCAATACCTCCATCGACAACGTGATGGTGACCACGGGCAATGTGGTGCCGGAGCCTGCGTCACTGGCGCTCATCGGCCTGGGTCTGGCCGGCCTTGGTGTCAGCGCCCGTCGCAAGCGCGCGGTCTGA
- a CDS encoding (2Fe-2S) ferredoxin domain-containing protein — MPKPKKHVLVCVQGRPEGHPRGSCQASGCGPLWQAFSDAFAARKLWEQGLQLTNTGCLGPCQTGPSVLVYPEGTMYAHVTPGDVDEIIDKHLLGDEPVERLVAPAEVW, encoded by the coding sequence ATGCCCAAGCCGAAAAAACATGTACTTGTCTGCGTCCAGGGTCGTCCGGAGGGGCACCCCCGGGGCTCCTGTCAGGCCAGCGGATGCGGTCCGCTCTGGCAAGCATTCTCGGACGCGTTTGCGGCTCGAAAACTGTGGGAGCAGGGCTTGCAGCTGACGAACACCGGCTGTCTCGGGCCCTGTCAGACCGGGCCGAGCGTGCTCGTGTATCCAGAGGGGACGATGTACGCCCATGTCACGCCGGGCGACGTGGACGAGATCATCGACAAGCATCTGCTGGGTGACGAACCGGTCGAACGCCTGGTGGCGCCGGCCGAGGTCTGGTAA
- a CDS encoding nitrogen fixation protein NifZ has protein sequence MATEQYDIGEMVFAVNDIVNDGGMPGVDEEGLIAAAGTRGVVVQFGHAELAPSQEIYLVRFETGPDDTLGNPVGVLPEELTQEAPAEPST, from the coding sequence ATGGCAACCGAGCAATACGACATCGGCGAGATGGTGTTCGCGGTCAATGACATCGTGAACGACGGTGGCATGCCCGGGGTGGATGAGGAGGGACTCATCGCCGCGGCCGGGACCCGAGGGGTGGTGGTTCAGTTTGGCCATGCCGAACTGGCCCCGAGCCAGGAAATCTACCTGGTGCGCTTCGAGACCGGCCCCGACGACACCCTGGGCAACCCGGTCGGTGTGCTGCCCGAGGAGCTGACGCAGGAAGCCCCCGCAGAGCCTTCGACATGA
- a CDS encoding flavodoxin, whose translation MSRLGIFFGTETGRTRLLAKQIARQLASDHGVTTEKPANIGRTSVQDFLACDAYILGLPTLGEGELPGLNTGLDQPSWAEFMPRLQPGSMNGKVVAIFGLGDQEKYPEHFVDGIGLLYDELTDLGARVVGRWPTTGYSFTGSVAVDGDEFLGLAIDQHAQAALTDERVARWLALIVPDLVANEELVS comes from the coding sequence ATGAGCAGGCTCGGCATCTTTTTTGGGACCGAAACCGGCCGCACCCGATTGCTGGCCAAGCAGATCGCCCGCCAACTGGCGAGCGACCATGGCGTCACGACGGAAAAACCGGCCAATATCGGCCGCACCTCGGTGCAGGACTTCCTCGCGTGTGACGCCTACATCCTCGGCCTGCCGACGCTCGGCGAGGGGGAGCTACCCGGCCTGAACACCGGTCTTGACCAGCCCAGCTGGGCCGAATTCATGCCACGGCTCCAGCCGGGCAGCATGAACGGCAAGGTCGTGGCCATTTTTGGCCTGGGGGACCAGGAGAAGTATCCGGAACATTTCGTGGACGGGATCGGTCTGCTGTATGACGAGCTGACCGATCTGGGCGCCCGCGTCGTGGGTCGATGGCCGACGACCGGATACAGCTTCACCGGGTCGGTTGCGGTGGACGGAGACGAGTTTCTTGGCCTGGCGATTGATCAGCACGCTCAGGCCGCTCTGACGGACGAGCGGGTGGCCAGGTGGCTGGCCCTGATCGTGCCGGATCTTGTTGCCAACGAGGAGCTTGTCTCATGA
- the modA gene encoding molybdate ABC transporter substrate-binding protein: MPTRHHLALALCIATGSLANAGEVSVAVAANFTAPMQEIAAAFEQTTGHQAKVSYGSTGKLYAQIVHGGPYEVFLAADADRPEKLETEGIGVSGQRFTYAIGRLVLWSPEPDRVDPAGAVLATGDFRHLAIANPKTAPYGAAAMEVIAAKGLGARLEPRLVRGENISQTWQFVATGNAELGFVAASQLFKDGKPLGGSRWDVPTDLYPPIRQDAVLLKKGEANPAATALVDFLRSDAALDIIKSYGYARP, encoded by the coding sequence ATGCCGACACGTCACCACCTCGCCCTCGCGCTTTGCATCGCCACCGGCTCCCTTGCCAATGCCGGCGAGGTGAGCGTCGCCGTGGCCGCCAATTTCACGGCCCCGATGCAGGAGATTGCCGCCGCATTCGAACAGACCACGGGCCATCAGGCCAAGGTGTCGTACGGGTCGACCGGAAAGCTGTACGCGCAGATCGTGCACGGCGGCCCTTATGAGGTGTTTCTGGCGGCCGACGCCGACAGGCCCGAGAAACTCGAGACCGAAGGCATCGGCGTCTCCGGGCAGCGTTTCACCTATGCGATCGGCAGGCTGGTGTTGTGGTCACCCGAGCCCGACCGGGTCGATCCCGCCGGCGCGGTACTGGCCACCGGGGACTTCCGTCATCTGGCCATCGCCAATCCCAAGACAGCGCCCTACGGGGCCGCGGCCATGGAAGTCATTGCCGCGAAGGGCCTGGGCGCCAGGCTGGAACCGCGGCTCGTGCGCGGCGAGAACATCTCGCAGACCTGGCAATTCGTGGCCACCGGCAACGCGGAACTCGGCTTTGTCGCGGCCTCGCAGTTGTTCAAGGACGGCAAACCCCTGGGGGGTTCACGCTGGGACGTCCCGACCGACCTGTACCCCCCCATCCGCCAGGATGCCGTGCTGCTCAAGAAGGGTGAAGCCAACCCGGCGGCGACGGCGCTGGTCGACTTTCTCAGGAGCGATGCGGCACTGGACATCATCAAGTCCTACGGCTACGCAAGGCCCTGA
- the modD gene encoding ModD protein, translating into MSPYTLPDAELERMLLEDAPQGDATTFALGIGAARARMTFRARGPMTVCGSEEAARMGVLRGLDVCLSRVSGARAEADDQLLSFTGPASQVHLVWKTAQTLMEYLAGIASATHDIVVAARNARADCAVVCTRKTFPGTKSASIKAVLSGGAGAHRLSLSETLLVFDEHRCLMHEPPAGAIARLRQRWPERPVVVEVASQTEAHAWIEAGADVIQLEKWSAQATAALRASLRDGPRRPLIAAAGGITASNAADYARAGADILVTSAPYFAPPRDVAVTIAPDRGTQA; encoded by the coding sequence ATGAGCCCTTACACCCTGCCGGACGCCGAGCTCGAGCGCATGTTGCTCGAAGACGCGCCTCAAGGCGACGCCACCACCTTTGCGCTTGGCATTGGTGCGGCGCGCGCGCGCATGACGTTTCGGGCACGTGGCCCGATGACGGTCTGCGGCAGCGAGGAGGCTGCACGCATGGGCGTGCTGCGTGGCCTCGACGTGTGCTTGTCCCGGGTCTCGGGTGCGCGGGCCGAGGCTGACGATCAGCTGCTGAGCTTCACCGGCCCGGCCAGCCAGGTTCATCTTGTCTGGAAGACGGCGCAAACGCTGATGGAGTACCTGGCCGGGATCGCCAGTGCAACACACGACATTGTCGTCGCTGCCCGCAACGCCCGCGCCGATTGCGCCGTGGTCTGCACCCGCAAGACCTTTCCCGGCACAAAATCCGCCAGCATCAAGGCGGTGCTGAGCGGGGGCGCCGGTGCCCACCGCCTGAGCCTCTCTGAAACCCTGCTCGTTTTCGACGAGCACCGCTGCCTCATGCACGAACCGCCGGCCGGGGCCATCGCACGCCTGCGCCAGCGCTGGCCCGAACGCCCGGTCGTGGTCGAAGTCGCCAGCCAGACCGAAGCCCACGCGTGGATCGAGGCCGGTGCGGACGTGATCCAGCTGGAAAAATGGTCGGCACAAGCCACCGCCGCCTTGCGCGCCAGCCTGCGCGATGGCCCCCGGCGCCCGCTCATTGCCGCTGCCGGCGGCATCACCGCAAGCAATGCCGCCGACTACGCCCGCGCCGGCGCCGACATACTGGTCACCAGCGCCCCGTACTTCGCCCCGCCACGGGATGTGGCGGTCACCATTGCGCCCGACAGGGGAACCCAAGCATGA
- a CDS encoding NifB/NifX family molybdenum-iron cluster-binding protein, with translation MKIAIATKHFKEVGGHIGKSLHWLLYDLTEHHSTRLLPAPERITLRRDQIFHVFEDDRPHPLDGVDIMVGASAGEGFMRHMRKRGAQVMLTSEKDPTMAVTRIMAGEALPGPGFDITTSLCKVRDLFSKH, from the coding sequence ATGAAAATCGCCATCGCCACCAAACATTTCAAGGAGGTCGGCGGCCACATCGGTAAATCGCTGCACTGGCTGCTATACGACCTGACCGAACACCACAGCACCCGACTGCTGCCTGCGCCTGAGCGCATCACGCTGAGGCGGGACCAGATCTTCCATGTGTTCGAAGACGATCGCCCGCACCCGCTCGACGGGGTCGACATCATGGTCGGCGCGAGCGCCGGGGAAGGCTTCATGCGTCACATGCGCAAACGCGGCGCCCAGGTGATGCTCACCAGCGAAAAAGACCCCACCATGGCGGTCACCCGCATCATGGCCGGGGAAGCGCTGCCGGGCCCAGGCTTCGATATCACGACGTCGCTGTGTAAAGTACGGGATCTTTTCTCGAAACACTGA